Within the Microvirga ossetica genome, the region CAAATCCACATTGGTGAAAATGATCGCAGGCAACTTTAGACCGAGCCACGGGACGATGTCCCTGAACGGTGTGGAACTCGTCCTTCACCGTCCCGTGGAAGCGCGACAGCATGGTATCGAGATCGTCCACCAAGACCTGGCTTTGTGTAACAATCTAACGGCTGCCGCGAACGTCTTCCTCGGACGCGAAATGTGCCGCGCCTTCGGCCCCTTGCGTGTGCTCGACTATAGGACAATGTACAGGCGCGCCGGCGAAATCTTTCGGGAGTTGAAGTCGGAAACGCGTTCGCGTGATCTCGTCAAGCAGATGTCGGGCGGCCAGCGGCAAGCGGTGGCGATCGCCCGCACCATGCTCTCAGAAGCCACGATCGTGCTAATGGACGAGCCAACAGCGGCAATTTCGGTTCGTCAGGTTGCCGAAGTTCTAAACCTGATCCGCCACTTGCGGGACCGCGGCATTGCAGTTGTTCTCATCAGCCATCGCATGCCGGATGTGTTCACTGTCGCCGACCGGGTCATTGTGATGCGGCGCGGCAAAAAAGTTGCAGACAAACACATCGCTGCGAGTTCGCCTGAAGAAGTGACAGGACTTATCACCGGCGCCATCGAACAAGTATGATCGAGACGGCTCGTCGGCATTAGGACGAAACAATGACAATCATCCTCGATCAAACAATCGCGCAAAAGCAGCAGAACTGGCTCACAGCGATCCTGGGTCGCCAGACATTCTGGGTTCTGATCGCCGTTGTACTCGCCTGCATTTTCCTGTCCTTTGCAACCGATTCTTTCGCAACCGCCAAGAATTTGTACAACATAACTCGCAACGTCACTTTCATTGCGATTATTGCACTTGGTATGACGCTAGTCATCATCTCCGGTGGCATCGACTTGTCAGTCGGATCCGTGCTTTGCCTTTGCAGCATGGTGCTTGCAGTTGTCATGCATGCTGGCTACAGCATCGAGGTCGGCATCGCTGCCTCGATCAGTACTGCCCTTCTGATCGGGGCTTTCAACGGAATCCTGATCGCCTATTTGGGCTTTCCACCATTCGTGGTCACGCTCGGCATGTTATCGATTGCACGCAGCCTTGCGATGGTCGCATCCAACAACACGGTGGTCTTCCAGTTCGGGCCCGATCACGATAAGCTCCTGGCGCTCGGCGGCGGAGCTTGGCTCCTCGGTATCGCGAATCCAGTGCTTTATATGATCGTGCTGGCGCTCTTCACCGGCTTTTTACTGCGCTGGACCCGATTCGGTCGCTATGTCTTTGCTATCGGCGATAATGAGCATGCCGCGACGCTCACGGGTATCCCTGTGCGAAAGATCAAGGTCGCCGTTTATATGATATCTTCCTTGTCAGCGGGGATCGCCGGCATCATCCAAACCGGATGGCTTGGAGCGGTCACCACCAACATCGGCGCTGGAATGGAACTGCAAGTGATCGCCGCCGCCGTCATTGGCGGCGCCAATCTCGCTGGTGGTGTCGGTACCGCCTCCGGCGCGCTTATCGGCGCCGCTCTGATCGAAGTAATCCGCAACAGTCTCGGACTGCTCGGCATCAACGCCTTTTGGCAGGGCACCTTCATCGGCGGCGCCATTGTACTCGCCGTCCTATTCGACAGGATTCGCAACTTCCGACAGAGCGAATAGGCGGATGGCAGCTGGTCCCTTTGTTGCACGAAGGGGCCGGTTGGTGTCTGAATCTGGATGTCGTAGGACAGCGCGCATTTATATGGCGAGCTGCGGCGGGAGATGAACTATTCTCCACCAAGCCGTGGACGTAAAGGCCAACCTGAGACGTTGAAAGCACCCGTGCTTGTGACCATGCAAATGCCACCTGATCAGAGGTCGGTGCGCCGTCTGGTGAGGTGCGGGCATCAGTGATCGAGGATCTGTCCGAAGTCGCGCCTGATCGGGTTCTCACAGAGGCTGTGGAGCCCAGCGCACATCTGAAGAGCGATGAATGGAAGGCGTCCGTGTTCCTGGGCAGTATGTTTGCAGGCCACGACACCGTCCACCATAAGGATCGCGAATATGTCCGTGTTCCGGTTCACATCAACTCGGCGGAAGGCTTCAATGATCGGATCCGCCGCACCGTTTCAGGTGTGTTCCACCACTTCAGTCCATATATGAAGGATCTGTGCTTCAACGAGATCGGCTTTCGCTGGTCGTAACGGGTGGTTACAGGTCAGGCGCCGCGCCGCACGCGCAGAGGGTGTCAGGTGACCAAGACCTTATAAGCACGAATTTTGCCTGCACTTCAACTTCCAGCCGTATACCGCGCAGCCGTCGGATACGAGATGCGACGTACGAAGGCCGGCGGGATCGACCTCGTCTCGAAAGTAGCTGTCTTTGATGGAGCACCCCACCTTTTAGCAAGCCGGTTCTGAGTGACAGTGTCGATCTGGAACTATGTGGTGAAAGGAAGTGTCTGGGCGGCCTCGGGATTGAAGAGCGTACCGTGTCTCAGCATGGCGCAGGCCACGTTCAGGAGACGGTCGGCCACACTGCGCAGAGCGCGTGGATGGGAATGACCGCGTTCGCGCAGCTAAGCTGTGAAAGTCAGGATTTGACTTGTCAGACAGTGATGGGCCAAGTCTCGTTCTGCGCGAACAAGCCGAGTTGAGAGCCTGCCATTCTGGCGTGGTCGCCTTCGGCTTGGACAATGCGGGTGGTCAAGCCCCACAGCCGCTTAGCGGTGCGCCGCGGGCGCAGGGCTTGAGGGCACGCCGGAGCCCCAAGCCATAATACAGGCTGCCAGAGTGCAACTCGCTCTGACACTGTCCGTCAAATCAAGTCTAAGAATCTACATCTGATCCTCAGAGTGCCGATTGACCGCGTAAGCAACATGGCAAGACCGAGGCTTCCGACCCTATCATGCGACAGTCAACGCTGCCCGCGGAAAAAACCATCCTCCAACAAGTGATATCAACCAGACAAACAAAACGGCATCGTCAAGTTAACGAGTTGAGGTCGGAACGCCGGCTCTGCATCCGCGGATCAGAAGGTCGGCGCAACGCCGGTCACATCACTCCAAGTCATAAAGGCTTGCGCCCGGAATGCGCGATGGTCAGCTGCATTGGTGTTTGACGGACGGCGAAAGAGGTTCCCAACCTGGTCATGAACCGAGAGAAAGCGTTGGGCCTGCCCAGCTGACTTGAAGCGCTTCATGATGCGCTCGCGCCGACGGGTCGGTTGGTGACTATTTTCGGCTCGATTGTTCAAGCCTTTACGCTGGCGGTGCTCCACACCCGGCATGACAGCCTTCTTCGCGGCGGCATAGCTGGCCAGCTTGTCCGTGATCATCACGCGCGGTGACCGGCCCTGACGCTTCAGCAGTTTGCGCAGCAAGCGCTTGGCCGCCTCCGCGTTGCGCCGACTCTGAACCAGGATGTCGAGTACGACTCCATGCTGGTCCACGGCACGCCAGAGCCAATGCTTTTTACCAGCGATGCTGATCACAACCTCATCGAGATGCCATTTGTCGCCAGGAGCCGGATGACGCCTGCGGATCTGGTTGGCAAAATCCTGGCCGAACTTCATCGCCCACTGCCGTACCGTCTCGTGGCTGACCAGGATACCTCGGGCAGCGAGCATCTCTTCAACCATGCGCAGGCTCAAGGGGAACCGGAAATACAGCCACACAACGTGGCTGATGACCTCAGCAGGGAACCGGTGGCGGGCATAGCGAGGATGACGGGTCAGGTTCATGCCCGCGCGTATGCCAGCATCTCGTCACCACCGCGTTAACTTGACGATGCCCCGCCGAGCATCGTTTCGCGCAGGCGCGAATGGACATAAGCGCCCATCACGATCATGTCGGCGCGTGTCAGGTGGGCATGGTTGCGCAGGGTCTCGGCGACATCCCCATTCATGGCCGGCAGCGCCAGGACATTCACCGTGACGCCATGGCGGGTGAGATGCCGCGCGATCTCCGCGCCAGGTACCGTGTGCCCCAGCTCCTTCTCGCCCGTGACGCTGATCAGCTCGACCTGAGTGGCGGCCCGCAGGAACGGCAGGGCGTCATTGAGGGCCCGCGCCGCCTTGGCGCTGCCATCCCATGCCACGACGATCCGGTCACCCGCAAAAGTGTCCCGTCCCTGCGGCACGACGATGAGGGGCCGACCGCTGTCGGTGAGCACGGCCTCGATCAGTCCCCGATCAAGGGCCAGGGCAATCGGTTCGGCGTCCAGAACCGTCAGGTCATGGGCGCGGGCGAGGGAGCTGAAGCTCCTGATGAGATCCGGATAGGCAAGCTGCGGCGCCTGCGCAGTGCAGGCCAGGCCCGATGCCGCCGCGGCGCGCTGGGACGAGTCCGCAACGGCGCGGGCAAGCCCATCCAGCCGGCGATTCTCGGCGGCCACCAGCCCTTCGGCAAAAGCGCTGATGAAGGCGTGCGTTACGGTCAATTTAAGCGACGCGGCCTGAACAGTCACATGGGCGTTCGCCTGCCGGGCGAGCGCGAGCCCATAAGTCAGGGCTGACGAGCGTTCCTCGGCGTCGCCTTCTTCCGTAATCCCGATCAGGATGCTGCGAATGTTCTGGAGCATGGAATCCTCCCTCTCAACGTGTCGTTCTGTTTTAAGTCTGATGACATCTGCTTTCGTCCGAGACCTGGGAGGAGATCGTCGATGCGATCCACTGCTCGACGGTCTACTGGAATGCGCACCGTCATCCGTTTGTCTGGGGCAGGCGCCGGCGGCATCGCCCACGCCGCTCACCCGGTATTGCTCTTCTACCCAAGGCAGGATGACTTACCGGATGCACCACTAAGACCGTGGCGTCCAGTTCCATGGAAGCAGTTCGTCGACCCTGTTGGCCGGGTGATCGGCGATGCGCTCGATGACGTCAGCAAGATAGGCTTGCGGGTTGATGCCGTTCATTTTGCAGGTTTCGACGATGGTGTAGATGACCGCTGCGCGATCGCCACCGGCATCGGAACCGCTGAAGAGATAGTTTTTCCGGCCCAGTGCCATCGCCCGTTCATTCTGCCCATGTCGGCGAAGAGCGTGAGGTTCATTATCGTTGGCATCCCTACTTTGGCCGAAAGGTCAGCGTGCGGCGGGTCGAGGAGCGGGCGACTGGCCGGTTTCTCCAGGTGGAAGGCCCATCTGGCATTGTCGTCTCGATTCCGGGCTGGATGTTAGATCCCATCGCTTGCGCCAAGATGAGAATTGGCCCGCCACAGATTGATCTCGCAGCGTTGTCCGATCTGAAGAGACTGGTCATGCCGACCGCTGCTTCCCCAAACTCCCCGAGCGCAATCAGATTCGCATGGGAGGAAGTCGATGAAACAGAACAACGTGTCAGCTCCGATCGCGGGCAGGCAGATGAGCCTGATATTCGAACCCCGCAGATTGGACGGGATGCGCGACGCGGAGCGGGCGAAGACAGTACTGCTTCTTGCCCAAATCCTGATGCAGGCCGCCGGCCTCGTCGTCGAGGAGTTGGGCGATGACGAAGTCTGATCTGATCCCGACGGTGCTGCTGAGGCGCAAGGCCGTCGTCTATGTGCGCCAGTCGACGCAATCCCAGGTCATGACCAATCTGGAGAGCCAGCGGCGCCAATATGATCTCGTCGATCTTGCACGCCAGCACGGCTTCGCCGACATTGAGGTCATCGACGATGATCTGGGCCGATCGGCGAGCGGGACGGTGGCGCGCCCGGGCTTCGATCGCCTGGTTGCATGGTTGTGCGCGGGCAAGGTCGGCGCTGTGTTGTGCCTGGATGCATCGCGGCTCGCGCGCAATGGCCGTGACTGGCATCATCTGCTGGAGTTGTGCGGACTTGTCGAAGCCCGCGTCATCGACCATGACGGCGTGTACAACCCCTGCCAGCCCAACGATCGCCTGGTTTTGGGTATGAAAGGCAGCATCAGCGAGTTTGAGCTCGGCGTGCTCAGGACACGGATGCTCGAGGCCGCCAAGTCGAAAGCGCGTCGGGGCGAGCTGCGCTTGTCAGTACCGTTCGGTTACATCTGGCACCGCGAAGCAGGTCTGGGGCTCGACCCTGATCTGCGCTTGCAGGAGGTGATCCGGCTCATCTTCGCCCGCTTCCGCGAACTCGGCAGCGCGCGACAGGTGTTATTGTCGATGACGGCTGATCAGATCCACTTCCCACGGCCTTCGGATGAGGGCCGCATGACCAGCTTTACCTGGTTGCCGATCCGCTATCGCAACGTGATCGGCGTGCTCAAGAACCCCTTTTACGCGGGCGTGTACGTTTACGGGAAAAGCGAAAAGCGGACCTCTATTGTCGATGGGAGGGCCCGCCGGAGCTACGGCCACGGCAAGCCGGTCGGGACCTGGGAAGTGTTCATCAAGGATCATCACGAAGGGTACGTCAGCTGGGAGGAATACGAGCGAAACCAGAAGCAGTTGGCGCTCAACAACTATGGTCGCGCCGACGGGGTAAAATCCGGCCGTGGCGGCAAGGCACTGCTGTCAGGCGTTATGACGTGTGGACGGTGCGGGCGGCGACTGAGCGTGGCCTATACCGGTAATCCGCAAAGTCGACCTGTCTATCGCTGCGACAAGCCCAACCTGATGATGGGCTTGCCCCGGTGCATGACCTTCGGTGGCCCCAGGGTGGACGCGGCTGTTGCGCGTGAACTGTTGCGCGCGGTAGAACCCTTGGCGATTGAGGCCGCGTTCGAGGCGGAGCGAATGCACCGGGAACGACAAGATGATCAACGCCAGATCCTCGATCTGGAGCTTAAGCAGGCCCGCTACGAGGCCGGTCTTGCTGAGCGCCGCTATGCTGCCTGTGATCCCGACAATCGTTTGATCGCTGCGCAGTTGGAGAGAAACTGGGAAATTGCCTTACGCCGCGTGCAAGATCTGGAGGCGCGCCAGCCCGCCGGAACCCCATCGACCATTGAGGTTGATCAAGGCGCTTTCGCCAACATGGCGGAAAACCTGTCAGCGGCCTGGAACACTCCTGATGTGACGATGCGTGCCCGTCAGCAACTGCTCCGGACGTTGATCGCAGACATCATTGTCGATGTCGACGATACGGTTCGTGATGTCGTGCTCACGATCCATTGGCGGGGCGGCCAGCACTCAGAACTGCGTGTTCGCAAGCCGCGAACCGGCGAACACGGCTGCGCGACAGCGGAAGATGCGCTGGCAGTCATGCGCAGCATGGCCGGCCGCTGGTCTGACGAGCATATTGCCGCGTCGCTCAATCGGATGGGCTTGCCTACCGGCCAAGGTAAAACCTGGACGGCGCACCGCGTCTCTTCCGTTCGGCGCGTTCGCGGAATCCACGCCTATCGATCCGCGGAGAAAGACGGCGAATGGCTGACCATGACCGAGGCGGCAATGGCGTTAGGCGTTACAAACCACGCGATACGTCGCCTCATCAAAACGGGCGTGCTTCCGGCTGTTCAGGTTGTCCCCGGTGCACCGTATCAAATCCGAGCCGACGATCTGGCGTCAGAGCCGATCAAAACTGCGATGGCCCGGAAGGGCCGCCCGTGTCGCGCTGCTGATGCGGGTACGCTTCCAATGTTTACAGACACTTGAATATGGAGTGCACAATGAAACCTGCTTCACCAAAGGTCTGATTGCCCGCTCAGCGGCATTGTTGCTCATCTCAAGCCGCCCGTCAGTGGCGTAAACCGTGAGAGCCTTCCAGCGGGAGGTCATATAGCGGATCGCCTTGGCCAATTCGCTTTTGCCGCTGATGCGCGTGAGCGTAGGCGCTGTCGAGCCGGTCGCACTTCAACTCCTTGGCGTTCGCGGCGCTGGTCGATGGCCTCGCTAGCTCGGGGCAGTTTTCGTGGTACCGCCCCACCATCTCGAACGGGTTGAGGGTCGCTTGCTCCTCGTGGGTGAGGATGAAGACCTTCAGGCCCTTCGAGTGGCTGACCGGTGATGGAAGCGTCCGCCGACGGAGGTGGAGCAGCCTTGCTGCCGTCCCTTCAGGATGAGGGCGCGAACCCGGCCGATCAGCCGGCGCTGCTCCTCGAGCTCCTCGTGGATATAGCGCTGGGCCTTGTTCAGGCTGAAGCGGACCAGCGGCCAGATCCAGAGGCAGCGAGAGGCGTAGTGCTCGAAGTCATCCTTCAGACACCGGCGGATCTCCCGTTCCCGTTCATTCAAGCTCTGAGAGTGTATCTTCGTGGCTGACCTCGAGCTTTACCTTGAGATTGTCCTTGAACATGCCGAGGTGCTTGCCGATCAGCTCGATCGATTTGTTGGCACCTGAGGCGTTGAATTTGTATTCGCCCGTTGGATTGCCCTCATGGTCGAGAAGCGCCTCGTGCTGCATGCACCGTTCCGTGACCTCGCAGAGACGGTCGAGCACCCAATCCTGCATCAGCTCAGTTCGCTCAGAGCGTGCTGCCTGGGCTGCTGCGATCGCCTCGGAGACTGAAGTTTTCTGAAGGAGCTGGTACGCCTGCTGCTCGGCCGTCTTAGCGCTGTACCCCGCACGAATTGCCGCCTGCGTGGCGTTCAGGTCCACGATTTATTCCTCGACGAACCGCTTCTGCTTGTCGGTCAGGGGCATGGGAGATTTCAGGGATCAGGCTGGCGAGCGCGTAGCTATTTTCGTCTTTCGCGCCAGTCGAGCATACGATCCAGCGCAATGGCGGCCGCGCAAAATCCGCTCAGGAGGGCAAGAGCGAATTCGGCGCACAGGAATCCGGTGGCAGCCGCAATCAGTACACTGGCCAAGATAGGCAATATCGCAGTGAGGAGAATCATTCTGCTGACTTGAAAACCTTATCAGCAGTAGTTGGATCTCCCCGGGTCGCGGAGGCAATTTCTATGAGAGACTAGCTCAATCTAGTGAGCGATCAACCTATTGAGGGGATCTACGACGTCAAGTACATCCACAGCCAATACGAAGGCAGCCAGAGTAGTGCCTAGATAAAGGGCGGCTATAGCGAGGGCCTGCATAGTACCACATCAGTGGACAACCAGCAGGATAATGTCCCTTCGCGACATTAGGAGCAATGTTCCTTCGCGATATAACTCTTTTCGCAGATTTGGATGGGAACATCGAGCACGCGGGCTCCACCCCCCTGGCCGGTACGAGGGTCGAGGATGAGCATCAGACAGCCCCATGAGCCGCATCCTTTCGTGGATAATCCAGAAGAGGATTCGACTCTTCGAATTGGATCAGGATTCTAGTCCGCCTACTCAGCCTGGGGGGCCGTAGCCATATATGACGACGATGACGATCCCATTCCAGCGGGGCCTAAACCGCCGCGTCCATCCGATCCGTCTGAGGCGATCTTCAGATGGATCGGCTTGTTTGCCGGACTTGGCGTCTGCGCGTTTATGACTCTCTTTTTCTTAGAATGATGCTGATGACACTTGGCGGGTCACAGCTCCACCCAGTCCTCGGCAAGCATGTCGGACTGGGAGGCGAGCAAGACGCTCAAGCCGGTGCGAGGGTCGAGGATGCGCATCAAGACGTTTCGGCCTAAATTCTAGCTCACTGTAGACGCGCGAGATGCATGCGGTCTGGAGGCGACCATGTTCGGCGACTTCCCATCAGGGCGAAGACGGTTCTGGGCCATTATGATCGGGATCGCGATCATAGGGATCGGAGGATTGCTCCTGATGTGGGCCTTTCACGTGTGACTCTTTATGCGAGTTCCACCCAATCCTGAGTGAGCATGTCCGACTGGGAGGCGAGCGAGACGCTCAAGCCAGTCAGCGGATTAAGGATCAGCGCCATAAGAGGCTTTCGGGCTTTGCAGCATGCGCCCGCGTTGGTTGGTCGGTTCGGCTCAGCCGCTCGTTAGGCCCCGCTCTGAGGCCTAGAGGTACGCCAACGTCGCAGCGCTAAGCATAGGGCTTCAGCCTCTCAGGCTGCCCAGAACGAATGACGTTTGTCCCTGGATCCCGCAAAGAAAGAGCGCCCATTCGACTGGCGCTCTAGGTGGGCCGCCAGTGCGACCATCCAGGGAGAACGACCGTGCCATAGGGCACGGGAAGAGGCTGCGCCCGAAAGGTAAACGCATCCCTAACGGAACCACCAATCGGGGCTTATCTGCCGGTCTGGCATGCCCTTTGAGCTTTGGCTGGAACTAGGGGCCAATCGCGCGACGTGCTTCTGCAAGGGCCTGTTCGCAGCTTCCCTCTTTGCCGCCTTGGTCAGCCTCCCGCGCCCGCTCCAGTGCCGACAGTGCTTTTGTAATAGAGGCTCCCTCGCCAAGGCTCTCCGCGGCACGCGCGATTGAACCGGGAGTGGGCTCTCGATGGAGCAGTGCCGCTGTGCTTTCGGGCGCTACCGGGCCAGCCCCCGCTATAGCCGTAGCTCTACGGCCTGTTATGACTTGAACCCTTTGCACCTGGAGGCGTTTTGCTCGTCCTGTCTGAGGAGGAGCCATGCTAACGGAAGCACAATGGGCCATGCTGGAGCCACTGGTGGAGCAATGCCGTCCCAAGGGCAAGACACCGCCACAGGATCTGCGTCGGACGTTCGAGGCCATTCTCTGGCGCCATGAGAACGGCGCCAAGTGGCGCGCCGTGCCGGCTGAATTGGGGCCGTGGTGGCGCGCCGCTCAGACCTTCATCCGCTGGGCCCGTCTGGGTGTCTGGGAGCGCCTGCTCAACCTGGTACAGAAGTGCGGCATCCAGCTCGGGATGACCTTCCTCGACGGCACCAGCGTGCGCGCGCATCAGAAGGCCGCCGGGGCTCGTCGAAAAGGGGCTCTCAAGCTCAACGAGACCATCGTGAAGCGCTTGGTCGGTCTCGTGGCGGCTATGGCACCAAGGCTTGCGTGATCGCCGACGGGCTCGGACGCGCCATCGCGTTTCGCATTGCACCCGGTCAGGCGCACGAGCTGCCTGACGCCATTCCGCTGCTTCACAGTTTGCCGAGTGTGCCCAGCTGGGTGGTGGCCGATCGCGGTTATTCAAGCCACAGCTCCCGCGAGCACATCTGGAGCATCGGTGCGAAGCCGGCGATCCCGGCTAAGTCCAATGAGGCGCCGGTGGCCTGTCCGGACTGGATCTATAACAACCGCAATGTCGTCGAGCGGCTCTGGGCCAGGCTCAAAGAGTGGCGAGCCGTTGCAACCCGCTACGAGAAGACCGCACGATCCTTCATGGGCGTGCTCTGCCTCGCCGCAGCAATCGACTGGCTCAAGCGCTAACAGGCCGTAGCATCAACCTGGGCCTGGACAGCATCAATCTGGGCTGAGCATGGTCCTGCATTACTCGTCGCGAAAGACCCAATAAGCCCGATAGCACCAAGAAGCATTGCTTGTGGACCAACGAAACAGGACATCAGATGTCCTCCCTGCGATTATTGGAGACCAATTAGGATGTCTGCCAAAAGGAGAA harbors:
- a CDS encoding ABC transporter permease — encoded protein: MTIILDQTIAQKQQNWLTAILGRQTFWVLIAVVLACIFLSFATDSFATAKNLYNITRNVTFIAIIALGMTLVIISGGIDLSVGSVLCLCSMVLAVVMHAGYSIEVGIAASISTALLIGAFNGILIAYLGFPPFVVTLGMLSIARSLAMVASNNTVVFQFGPDHDKLLALGGGAWLLGIANPVLYMIVLALFTGFLLRWTRFGRYVFAIGDNEHAATLTGIPVRKIKVAVYMISSLSAGIAGIIQTGWLGAVTTNIGAGMELQVIAAAVIGGANLAGGVGTASGALIGAALIEVIRNSLGLLGINAFWQGTFIGGAIVLAVLFDRIRNFRQSE
- a CDS encoding transposase; protein product: MRASVIEDLSEVAPDRVLTEAVEPSAHLKSDEWKASVFLGSMFAGHDTVHHKDREYVRVPVHINSAEGFNDRIRRTVSGVFHHFSPYMKDLCFNEIGFRWS
- a CDS encoding IS6 family transposase — protein: MNLTRHPRYARHRFPAEVISHVVWLYFRFPLSLRMVEEMLAARGILVSHETVRQWAMKFGQDFANQIRRRHPAPGDKWHLDEVVISIAGKKHWLWRAVDQHGVVLDILVQSRRNAEAAKRLLRKLLKRQGRSPRVMITDKLASYAAAKKAVMPGVEHRQRKGLNNRAENSHQPTRRRERIMKRFKSAGQAQRFLSVHDQVGNLFRRPSNTNAADHRAFRAQAFMTWSDVTGVAPTF
- a CDS encoding universal stress protein yields the protein MLQNIRSILIGITEEGDAEERSSALTYGLALARQANAHVTVQAASLKLTVTHAFISAFAEGLVAAENRRLDGLARAVADSSQRAAAASGLACTAQAPQLAYPDLIRSFSSLARAHDLTVLDAEPIALALDRGLIEAVLTDSGRPLIVVPQGRDTFAGDRIVVAWDGSAKAARALNDALPFLRAATQVELISVTGEKELGHTVPGAEIARHLTRHGVTVNVLALPAMNGDVAETLRNHAHLTRADMIVMGAYVHSRLRETMLGGASSS
- a CDS encoding recombinase family protein; protein product: MTKSDLIPTVLLRRKAVVYVRQSTQSQVMTNLESQRRQYDLVDLARQHGFADIEVIDDDLGRSASGTVARPGFDRLVAWLCAGKVGAVLCLDASRLARNGRDWHHLLELCGLVEARVIDHDGVYNPCQPNDRLVLGMKGSISEFELGVLRTRMLEAAKSKARRGELRLSVPFGYIWHREAGLGLDPDLRLQEVIRLIFARFRELGSARQVLLSMTADQIHFPRPSDEGRMTSFTWLPIRYRNVIGVLKNPFYAGVYVYGKSEKRTSIVDGRARRSYGHGKPVGTWEVFIKDHHEGYVSWEEYERNQKQLALNNYGRADGVKSGRGGKALLSGVMTCGRCGRRLSVAYTGNPQSRPVYRCDKPNLMMGLPRCMTFGGPRVDAAVARELLRAVEPLAIEAAFEAERMHRERQDDQRQILDLELKQARYEAGLAERRYAACDPDNRLIAAQLERNWEIALRRVQDLEARQPAGTPSTIEVDQGAFANMAENLSAAWNTPDVTMRARQQLLRTLIADIIVDVDDTVRDVVLTIHWRGGQHSELRVRKPRTGEHGCATAEDALAVMRSMAGRWSDEHIAASLNRMGLPTGQGKTWTAHRVSSVRRVRGIHAYRSAEKDGEWLTMTEAAMALGVTNHAIRRLIKTGVLPAVQVVPGAPYQIRADDLASEPIKTAMARKGRPCRAADAGTLPMFTDT
- a CDS encoding terminase small subunit, with the translated sequence MDLNATQAAIRAGYSAKTAEQQAYQLLQKTSVSEAIAAAQAARSERTELMQDWVLDRLCEVTERCMQHEALLDHEGNPTGEYKFNASGANKSIELIGKHLGMFKDNLKVKLEVSHEDTLSELE
- a CDS encoding IS5 family transposase (programmed frameshift), translated to MLTEAQWAMLEPLVEQCRPKGKTPPQDLRRTFEAILWRHENGAKWRAVPAELGPWWRAAQTFIRWARLGVWERLLNLVQKCGIQLGMTFLDGTSVRAHQKAAGARRKGGSQAQRDHREALGRSRGGYGTKACVIADGLGRAIAFRIAPGQAHELPDAIPLLHSLPSVPSWVVADRGYSSHSSREHIWSIGAKPAIPAKSNEAPVACPDWIYNNRNVVERLWARLKEWRAVATRYEKTARSFMGVLCLAAAIDWLKR